A region of Oligoflexus sp. DNA encodes the following proteins:
- a CDS encoding RES family NAD+ phosphorylase — protein sequence MERQEPGLTALFCINEHAVFPERRETGFDIVEPHFRFWATVKLHNVLDLTSSDIHKRAKISKYEIGIEWTAWTGIPCPTQILGRKAFDAGYEAILFYSVRHKGTLNLAVFASNLEVQRSSIVIHVPHNNFSNDRIP from the coding sequence TTGGAGCGACAAGAGCCTGGACTCACCGCTTTATTTTGCATCAACGAGCATGCTGTTTTTCCTGAAAGACGGGAAACAGGATTTGACATTGTGGAGCCTCATTTCCGCTTCTGGGCTACCGTAAAACTTCACAATGTTCTCGACTTGACCTCATCAGATATACATAAGCGCGCAAAAATATCAAAATATGAAATTGGGATTGAATGGACTGCGTGGACAGGAATTCCATGTCCGACGCAGATCCTTGGAAGAAAAGCGTTTGATGCTGGCTACGAGGCCATTCTATTTTACAGCGTTCGGCACAAGGGAACACTTAACCTTGCCGTTTTTGCCTCAAACCTTGAGGTTCAGCGATCCTCCATTGTGATTCACGTCCCGCACAATAACTTTTCAAACGACCGCATTCCCTAG